In one window of Poriferisphaera corsica DNA:
- a CDS encoding DUF4465 domain-containing protein produces the protein MKIAIVTATIMITTGTVANANTVVDFDGLALANNESYYNGSDEAGSFQSGPVTFFNNYNSAYGSWDGFAYSNMSDTTTADFSNQYSAITGHGAGAGDDIYAVAYYSTYASMKPTFSLDEATTVSGLQITNATYTALSMKNGDSFAKKFGGATGNDADWLKVTFTGILSGQSVGDIDFYLADYRFDNQLDDYIVDSWEWVDLSALGLVDKIEITMTSSDVGSFGINTPTYFAIDNVTLVPEPAGGVLLGISGLALLRRRE, from the coding sequence ATGAAGATCGCAATTGTTACAGCAACGATAATGATAACAACCGGAACGGTGGCGAATGCCAATACCGTTGTTGATTTTGATGGTTTGGCGTTGGCTAATAATGAGAGTTATTACAACGGTAGTGACGAAGCGGGCAGCTTTCAATCTGGCCCTGTAACGTTCTTTAATAATTACAACAGCGCATACGGTTCATGGGATGGCTTCGCGTACTCCAATATGAGTGATACGACGACTGCTGATTTTAGCAATCAGTACAGTGCGATTACGGGTCATGGGGCAGGTGCTGGTGATGATATTTATGCGGTTGCATATTACTCAACATATGCGTCAATGAAGCCAACTTTTAGCTTAGATGAAGCGACTACCGTATCGGGTCTGCAGATTACTAATGCAACATATACGGCGTTATCGATGAAGAACGGTGATTCTTTTGCTAAAAAATTTGGTGGGGCTACAGGTAATGACGCAGATTGGTTGAAGGTTACTTTTACAGGCATTCTTTCAGGGCAATCTGTCGGTGACATCGATTTTTATCTAGCGGATTACCGCTTTGATAATCAATTGGATGATTATATCGTCGATAGTTGGGAGTGGGTTGACCTTTCTGCATTGGGTTTGGTAGACAAAATCGAAATCACGATGACATCTTCAGATGTTGGATCATTTGGTATCAATACGCCAACGTACTTTGCAATTGATAACGTTACGCTCGTGCCAGAGCCCGCGGGTGGGGTATTGCTTGGCATTTCTGGTCTGGCATTATTACGACGTCGTGAATAA
- a CDS encoding WcaF family extracellular polysaccharide biosynthesis acetyltransferase, producing the protein MKISVLIRTLDEERNLPSLFENIEWCKDVVVVDSGSTDRSIEISEAAGARVYHKSWEGDEGAHFTWIFNNVQFENEWVLLLDGDERVTPELYLELCAIAGQEDDQGVVAYYCGRKNLLMGKWLKYSMPPTPVMRFFKKDRIRFERTINTTPVVDGKHGYLKNLLVHHNFSKGISEWVDRHNRYSTHEAIETLKDRNTNSVHWIKLFSFDRATRGHEVKKLSYRLPFRASCKFFYMYVIRGGLLDGRAGFIYCILQYLYEWLIVLKIASLKYKANDFYGVEIEPIVVNGKANGASIDRQNHSVDEFVWRHEMENRMRSPWTFKEKVLRVVWGSVESTLFRYSFHNMYRWRNFLLRLFGAKIGKNCSIRRTVNVYIPWHLEMGDWCTIGDDVILYPLGQITIKDRVMISQMAHLCAGTHDFTRMDMPLLRPPIEVGSDTWICSDVFVGPNVKIGDGCVIGARSSVFHDLPAWQICVGNPARAMKDREYDGKR; encoded by the coding sequence ATGAAAATATCGGTGCTGATACGTACGTTGGATGAAGAAAGAAATTTGCCTTCATTGTTTGAGAACATTGAATGGTGCAAAGATGTTGTGGTTGTGGACTCGGGGAGTACAGATCGATCTATTGAGATTTCTGAGGCGGCCGGCGCACGTGTGTATCACAAATCTTGGGAAGGTGATGAAGGCGCGCATTTTACGTGGATATTTAATAATGTTCAGTTTGAGAATGAATGGGTGTTGTTGTTAGATGGTGATGAGCGAGTGACGCCTGAATTGTATTTGGAGTTGTGCGCGATCGCGGGGCAGGAGGACGATCAAGGTGTTGTGGCGTATTATTGTGGCCGCAAGAATTTGCTGATGGGCAAGTGGTTGAAATATTCGATGCCGCCGACACCAGTGATGCGTTTTTTTAAGAAAGATCGGATCAGGTTTGAGCGTACGATAAATACGACACCGGTGGTTGATGGGAAGCATGGGTACCTAAAGAACCTACTGGTACATCATAATTTCAGCAAAGGGATATCAGAGTGGGTGGATCGTCATAATCGTTATTCAACACATGAGGCGATTGAGACGCTAAAGGATCGGAACACGAATTCGGTTCACTGGATTAAACTTTTTTCATTTGATCGAGCTACGCGTGGGCATGAGGTTAAGAAGTTATCGTATCGATTGCCATTTCGGGCTTCGTGTAAATTCTTTTATATGTACGTTATACGTGGCGGGCTTTTGGACGGGCGTGCAGGGTTTATATACTGTATTTTGCAGTATTTATATGAGTGGTTGATTGTATTGAAAATCGCATCGTTGAAATATAAGGCGAATGATTTTTATGGTGTAGAGATCGAACCTATTGTCGTGAATGGAAAAGCTAACGGGGCTTCTATTGATCGTCAGAATCATAGTGTTGATGAATTTGTATGGAGGCATGAGATGGAGAATCGCATGCGAAGCCCTTGGACGTTTAAAGAGAAGGTTTTGCGCGTCGTATGGGGTTCGGTAGAATCTACCTTGTTTAGGTATTCATTTCACAATATGTATCGCTGGCGTAATTTTTTGTTACGTCTATTCGGCGCTAAGATTGGCAAGAATTGTTCGATCCGTCGTACTGTGAATGTTTATATACCATGGCATCTAGAGATGGGGGATTGGTGTACGATTGGTGATGATGTAATTTTATATCCGTTGGGTCAGATTACGATCAAAGATCGTGTGATGATTAGCCAGATGGCGCATTTGTGTGCAGGGACACATGATTTTACGCGCATGGATATGCCGTTGTTGAGGCCGCCGATTGAAGTGGGGTCAGATACATGGATATGTTCGGATGTTTTTGTTGGGCCTAATGTGAAGATCGGTGATGGTTGCGTGATTGGTGCGCGATCGAGCGTGTTTCATGATTTGCCGGCTTGGCAGATTTGTGTTGGGAATCCTGCTAGGGCAATGAAAGATCGGGAGTATGACGGCAAGCGTTAG
- a CDS encoding trypsin-like serine protease — protein MTQYFVKKLSLAAVLTFVAAAPYTASAVIISGGFGDSAPLNETAPADDPGWAHVGRMGTMSSDNATGVYLGNGWALTANHVGGKGSIMLGGSQYNALGGTGQQLLNPDGTLTDLYIFKLNIPVTDPIASLPVLEIADTTPTSGTDGIFIGTGYTQNSATPDLAFGSVIENGFNVSTTERAKKWSPTEVTNSPTLSDVPLNLQHLFFTQFSVLEPSGQAANKDSGSSIFVKNNDDEWVLAGLAHFILGEEGQPNNTAVHNNLTAWSDLSVYRDQIYNIIPEPGSIALLAATLVPLLTTRQRRRA, from the coding sequence ATGACTCAATATTTTGTAAAAAAACTATCCCTAGCAGCTGTTCTTACGTTTGTAGCGGCAGCACCTTACACTGCATCTGCAGTGATTATTTCAGGGGGATTTGGAGATAGTGCACCGTTAAATGAAACCGCACCGGCTGACGATCCGGGATGGGCTCATGTTGGTCGTATGGGAACCATGAGTTCTGATAATGCGACTGGCGTGTATCTAGGCAATGGCTGGGCATTAACTGCAAATCATGTGGGCGGAAAAGGCTCAATCATGCTTGGCGGTTCACAGTACAACGCTCTTGGTGGTACCGGCCAGCAGTTACTTAACCCTGATGGCACGCTAACGGATCTGTATATATTCAAACTGAATATCCCAGTCACTGATCCGATTGCCTCGTTACCGGTATTAGAAATTGCAGACACGACGCCGACTTCAGGTACCGACGGTATCTTTATTGGCACAGGCTATACGCAGAATAGCGCAACACCAGATTTAGCATTTGGTAGCGTGATTGAAAACGGATTCAACGTTAGCACCACAGAACGTGCAAAGAAGTGGTCACCTACTGAGGTTACCAATTCGCCGACTCTCTCTGATGTACCGTTGAATTTGCAACATTTGTTTTTCACACAGTTCAGCGTGCTTGAACCCTCAGGACAGGCAGCGAACAAAGATTCTGGCTCGTCCATTTTTGTCAAAAATAATGACGATGAATGGGTGCTAGCTGGGCTCGCTCACTTTATACTAGGTGAAGAAGGGCAGCCGAATAATACTGCTGTCCACAACAACCTGACGGCTTGGTCTGATCTTTCAGTTTACAGAGATCAGATCTACAACATTATCCCGGAGCCGGGCAGCATCGCATTACTTGCTGCTACTCTCGTACCTTTGCTTACGACACGGCAACGCCGTCGGGCTTAA
- a CDS encoding PEP-CTERM sorting domain-containing protein: MRDGKTIQLFVSALLVTLWTTQAYAGIGSFDDISFWVGEGANEAALVIEWGDDKGKGMVWGYRWDGEQTGEDMVEAIAAADPSLYYMSKRGTQYGSNLAGFGYDIDQDGELGVIGRVGLDFAGLVSKPDESGFIDVVDAYTDSDMWEALDADDHHASGWYTGYWSYWTSYETNPFDGGEWNYSPLGMSSLELENGGWQGWSYSNFSEVGSGQAPSDVISAPVLAVPEPASISLLGLGCVLVLCRRNK, from the coding sequence ATGAGAGATGGTAAAACAATTCAATTATTTGTTAGTGCTTTACTAGTCACGTTGTGGACAACTCAAGCGTATGCGGGTATTGGTAGTTTCGATGATATTAGTTTTTGGGTTGGTGAGGGTGCTAATGAAGCAGCTTTAGTGATTGAGTGGGGAGACGATAAGGGAAAAGGAATGGTCTGGGGATATCGATGGGACGGTGAGCAAACAGGGGAGGACATGGTGGAAGCGATAGCTGCTGCGGACCCATCTTTGTACTACATGAGTAAGCGTGGAACGCAGTATGGATCGAATCTAGCTGGATTTGGCTACGATATTGATCAAGATGGAGAATTGGGTGTTATTGGTCGAGTTGGTTTGGATTTTGCGGGTCTCGTGAGTAAGCCGGACGAAAGTGGTTTTATTGATGTTGTTGATGCGTATACAGATTCGGATATGTGGGAGGCATTAGATGCAGACGATCATCATGCATCAGGTTGGTACACAGGCTATTGGTCGTACTGGACTTCGTATGAGACGAATCCATTTGATGGAGGTGAATGGAATTATTCACCATTAGGGATGAGTTCCTTGGAGTTGGAGAATGGTGGCTGGCAGGGTTGGAGCTACAGTAATTTCTCAGAGGTCGGTTCGGGGCAAGCTCCTTCAGATGTGATTTCGGCTCCTGTGTTAGCGGTTCCTGAGCCTGCTTCGATTTCACTGTTAGGTTTGGGTTGCGTACTTGTTTTATGCCGGCGCAATAAATAG
- the trxA gene encoding thioredoxin, whose protein sequence is MASDAVLELTDDNFEQEVVSSDLPVLVDFWAEWCMPCRMLAPVIDELAGEFAGKVKVGKVNTDDSREVSVKYGISAIPTIILFNKGEVVRKFVGVTPKSDFAEELSKY, encoded by the coding sequence ATGGCAAGCGATGCTGTGCTCGAACTGACAGACGATAATTTTGAACAGGAAGTGGTTAGCAGCGACCTCCCTGTATTAGTTGATTTCTGGGCTGAATGGTGCATGCCTTGCCGTATGCTCGCTCCTGTCATTGACGAATTGGCTGGCGAATTTGCAGGCAAAGTCAAAGTTGGCAAAGTGAATACCGACGATAGCCGCGAAGTTTCCGTCAAGTACGGCATCTCTGCGATCCCAACCATCATCCTCTTCAATAAGGGTGAAGTTGTCCGTAAATTCGTCGGCGTCACACCAAAATCCGATTTTGCTGAAGAACTCAGCAAATATTAA
- a CDS encoding PEP-CTERM sorting domain-containing protein → MKMQTAYLLAAGLSMITASSVYAGPYSPGKGGAGEAGYIDAGIPGFVGDAGDGVQATDSNGNFVNPIFKSWATGVQLYKPSDEVGTYGMNGIGSQFADPSLATGAVTGKNMHTVSLGDMDADEIANHLTNPTANPAGTLVLTFDKAITNGEGADFAAFENGFVSNYNASGGATAGLMFAELGFVEVSTNGIDFAQFPSTYLNYENGDGLPSNYAYLSQDVSNVHNLVGKHSNAYGESWGTPFDLSDLENHELVLSGVVDLDEINYVKIVDIAGNGTFQDSEGRAIYDAWVTWGSGGLDFEALGVINQVPEPGAATMLLALGLLGCFSNRSKRA, encoded by the coding sequence ATGAAAATGCAAACGGCTTACTTGTTGGCTGCGGGGCTTTCGATGATCACCGCTTCATCTGTATATGCAGGCCCTTATTCGCCAGGCAAGGGTGGTGCAGGCGAAGCAGGTTATATTGATGCGGGTATTCCGGGATTTGTGGGTGATGCTGGCGATGGTGTTCAGGCGACTGATAGTAATGGTAATTTCGTCAACCCAATTTTTAAGAGTTGGGCGACGGGTGTGCAACTATATAAGCCTTCGGATGAAGTGGGTACTTATGGCATGAATGGAATCGGAAGTCAGTTTGCTGATCCTTCACTTGCGACAGGTGCAGTTACCGGGAAGAACATGCATACGGTGTCGCTTGGTGACATGGATGCTGATGAGATTGCAAATCATCTAACGAATCCAACTGCAAATCCTGCAGGCACGCTTGTGTTGACCTTCGACAAGGCAATTACAAATGGTGAGGGCGCGGACTTTGCTGCTTTCGAGAATGGTTTTGTATCAAACTATAACGCTAGTGGTGGAGCAACGGCAGGTTTAATGTTTGCCGAGCTGGGTTTTGTCGAGGTTTCAACGAATGGTATTGATTTTGCACAGTTCCCAAGCACATATCTGAACTATGAAAATGGTGACGGTTTGCCAAGCAACTATGCGTACCTTTCGCAGGACGTGAGCAATGTACACAATTTAGTTGGCAAGCATTCGAACGCGTATGGCGAGAGTTGGGGGACGCCGTTTGATTTGAGTGATCTTGAAAATCATGAACTTGTGTTGTCGGGTGTGGTTGATCTTGATGAGATTAATTATGTCAAAATTGTAGATATCGCTGGCAACGGCACTTTTCAGGATAGCGAAGGACGTGCTATTTATGACGCTTGGGTTACGTGGGGATCTGGCGGTTTGGATTTTGAAGCGTTGGGTGTCATTAACCAGGTGCCGGAACCCGGGGCCGCAACGATGTTGTTGGCATTGGGTTTGTTGGGATGTTTTTCAAACAGATCAAAGCGTGCATAA
- a CDS encoding PEP-CTERM sorting domain-containing protein (PEP-CTERM proteins occur, often in large numbers, in the proteomes of bacteria that also encode an exosortase, a predicted intramembrane cysteine proteinase. The presence of a PEP-CTERM domain at a protein's C-terminus predicts cleavage within the sorting domain, followed by covalent anchoring to some some component of the (usually Gram-negative) cell surface. Many PEP-CTERM proteins exhibit an unusual sequence composition that includes large numbers of potential glycosylation sites. Expression of one such protein has been shown restore the ability of a bacterium to form floc, a type of biofilm.) — MHKAVFRFLGRSALVATMMMAGHANVQAGLAEGLELTSTGFGAIGQFSVGDGKIHGWGAYKDESGQNHKSYLAYDLTTGEKTIFGAPPNGVNSNGFGDPFGVYDSVNNRFHFAAYSDGSRSDVYTYDVSSSAWVTPGKNGVQMINAYGADVSNGQLYVSGLAEPWNGGTGQDNYIFAFDHNAGVTDVARHDTLIKTAGNSAYVAVASNGDVYYATYDFSNSKLYKWTADQVASVTNDLYAGEADTYLDVEDGEMLLSLPGGGNGIAVDDAGHVFFTANSFTSGSVLGMLDASDPKGYREIYTKTPDEGFAWFGPMAIEGDFLAGDPLIASSVATGGFSMITMVPEPTSLALLGLGGVMLLCRRK; from the coding sequence ATGCATAAGGCAGTTTTTCGTTTTTTAGGTCGTTCCGCTTTGGTTGCAACCATGATGATGGCAGGCCACGCCAATGTACAAGCAGGTTTGGCTGAGGGTTTAGAACTCACTTCGACGGGTTTCGGTGCTATTGGTCAATTCTCAGTAGGTGATGGCAAGATTCATGGTTGGGGAGCCTATAAAGATGAGAGTGGTCAAAATCACAAATCCTATCTGGCATATGATTTAACGACTGGTGAAAAAACCATTTTTGGTGCTCCACCTAACGGTGTTAATTCGAATGGTTTTGGCGATCCGTTTGGTGTTTACGATTCGGTTAATAATCGTTTTCATTTCGCTGCTTATTCGGATGGATCACGTAGTGATGTTTATACATATGATGTCAGCTCGAGTGCATGGGTTACGCCGGGTAAAAATGGCGTTCAGATGATCAATGCTTATGGAGCTGATGTTAGTAACGGCCAGTTGTATGTATCTGGATTGGCCGAGCCATGGAATGGTGGTACGGGGCAAGATAATTACATTTTTGCATTTGATCACAATGCGGGTGTTACTGATGTGGCGCGTCACGATACGCTTATCAAAACAGCGGGTAATTCAGCCTATGTAGCTGTCGCGTCGAATGGTGATGTTTACTATGCAACTTATGATTTCAGTAATAGTAAGTTGTATAAGTGGACCGCTGATCAGGTTGCTTCGGTTACCAATGATCTTTACGCGGGTGAAGCAGATACTTATTTAGATGTTGAAGATGGTGAGATGCTGCTTTCGCTCCCAGGTGGTGGTAATGGTATTGCAGTTGATGATGCGGGGCATGTATTTTTCACGGCGAACTCATTCACTTCAGGCAGTGTTCTTGGCATGCTCGATGCTTCTGATCCTAAGGGGTATCGTGAGATCTATACAAAGACACCTGACGAAGGTTTTGCTTGGTTTGGCCCAATGGCTATTGAGGGCGATTTCCTCGCAGGTGATCCACTGATTGCTTCAAGTGTCGCGACTGGTGGTTTCTCGATGATTACTATGGTTCCAGAACCTACAAGCTTAGCGCTGCTTGGCTTGGGTGGTGTGATGTTGTTGTGTCGCCGCAAATAA
- a CDS encoding prepilin-type N-terminal cleavage/methylation domain-containing protein, translating to MRKEAQQIGFTLIELLVVISIIALLIGILLPALSSARRTALTIVCSSNIRQLAIANTSYSVDNKDFYVRAANVEDPFVWTNKERWHGKRDTNNTSEPFDYKRGDLTPYYGETAEVKECPQFIKEENYQPGFENSCGGYGYNQQYIGGRNDLHGIGTFAASQSARSADVRNPAQTVMFTDAGYVIDDNKDLFSEYSFCEPPFWQLNPGPPSTMRPNPTINFRHSGTTNVAWVDGHVDRQQIEFSVSYQTHSVVTGDEALELGFGWFGPQSNELFDLN from the coding sequence ATGCGAAAAGAAGCTCAACAAATAGGGTTTACTTTGATTGAATTGCTGGTGGTTATCAGCATCATCGCTCTGCTTATTGGCATTTTGTTACCTGCATTAAGTTCAGCTAGGCGTACAGCGCTGACGATTGTTTGTAGTTCGAATATCAGACAGCTGGCGATTGCAAATACGAGTTACTCAGTCGACAACAAAGATTTCTATGTCCGTGCAGCCAATGTTGAGGATCCTTTTGTCTGGACAAACAAGGAGCGTTGGCATGGTAAACGCGATACCAATAATACCAGTGAGCCATTTGACTATAAACGCGGCGACTTAACGCCGTATTATGGCGAGACCGCTGAGGTGAAGGAATGCCCGCAGTTTATTAAAGAAGAGAACTATCAACCGGGCTTTGAGAATAGTTGTGGTGGTTACGGCTACAACCAGCAATATATCGGCGGGCGTAATGATCTGCACGGAATTGGCACGTTTGCTGCTAGCCAGAGTGCTCGTTCGGCTGATGTTAGAAACCCAGCGCAAACCGTTATGTTTACTGATGCTGGATACGTGATTGACGATAACAAGGATCTGTTTTCGGAATATTCATTCTGTGAACCACCGTTTTGGCAACTAAATCCTGGTCCGCCTAGCACGATGCGCCCAAATCCGACAATAAATTTTAGGCATAGTGGTACGACAAATGTTGCATGGGTAGATGGGCATGTTGATCGGCAACAGATTGAATTTAGCGTTAGCTATCAAACACATAGTGTTGTTACTGGTGACGAAGCTTTGGAGCTGGGATTTGGCTGGTTTGGCCCTCAATCGAATGAACTGTTTGACTTGAACTAA
- a CDS encoding beta-galactosidase — translation MSLHIFPTVKDLLLGGDYNPDQWLHRTDILDQDIDVMQSLGVNAVSLGIFAWSTLEPEEGRFEFDWLDERIDKLGKAGVHVFLATPTAARPMWLACKYPEVCLTLKDNSREYPKNRHNFCWTSLVYREKTARIIDQIAHRYANCETVIGWHINNEYGGYTDWARCYCDRCIASFQSWLKQRYNNDLEELNQAWWTHFWSHTYQNWDQIRPGDHSIEALGLNWYRYNADIMCNFLKHEIASIRTHCSKPVTTNMHGHLQLADYVKLAPELDFLSYDSYPRTYGKPDEELHNLYQESLFLNAIRSLKKDRPWYLIESCPSVPQYFHPQRLKRPGTHEMHSLRAIAHGSDSVMYFQFRAGRGSIEKHHGAILIQDGPTDTRVTREVRSLRQRLSNLNKILGSTCKTKVAIIFDTESIWGLENNHGGPTADQYNEIILKHYRALLELGLDVDVIDQTADFTDYQFITAPVAYMLQPNFVERIKSFVKHGGHFTTTYWSGITNDDLLCSPGGRLGDLRDLLGISSEEVDCLREDERVKLEDSGDWLGDHSESLSGQQYCELIHLNAAEQLAIYASEFYAGRPSLTRNQLGQGAAYYQAIGLPRDLLRNWYRSLLQRAGLVEFITNMPHGVMMTQRHKQNKTYLFVINMLGSTTQCDLPRDNWTSFADNSPAQSTCLRPYDVQIFVKSQ, via the coding sequence ATGTCATTGCATATTTTTCCAACTGTAAAAGATTTACTCTTAGGTGGAGATTACAACCCTGATCAATGGCTTCATCGCACTGACATTCTTGATCAGGATATTGATGTCATGCAATCGCTTGGTGTGAATGCCGTCTCATTGGGTATTTTTGCATGGTCTACACTTGAGCCTGAGGAAGGCCGATTCGAATTCGATTGGCTTGATGAGAGAATTGATAAACTAGGTAAAGCAGGTGTCCACGTTTTTCTCGCGACGCCGACTGCTGCTCGTCCGATGTGGCTTGCATGTAAGTATCCGGAAGTTTGCCTCACACTTAAAGACAACTCGCGTGAGTATCCCAAGAACCGCCATAATTTTTGTTGGACTAGCCTAGTCTATCGTGAAAAAACCGCTCGCATTATTGATCAAATCGCTCATCGTTATGCCAACTGCGAAACCGTTATTGGTTGGCACATCAACAATGAATACGGCGGCTACACCGATTGGGCTCGTTGCTACTGCGATCGCTGTATTGCATCTTTCCAAAGTTGGCTCAAGCAGCGTTATAACAATGATCTCGAAGAATTGAATCAAGCGTGGTGGACACATTTCTGGTCACACACTTACCAGAATTGGGATCAGATTCGGCCGGGTGATCATTCAATCGAAGCACTTGGTCTTAATTGGTATCGCTATAACGCAGACATCATGTGCAATTTCCTTAAACATGAAATCGCCTCGATTCGTACTCACTGCAGCAAGCCTGTGACGACCAATATGCATGGCCACTTACAACTCGCTGACTACGTTAAGCTCGCACCTGAACTCGATTTTCTTTCATACGATTCCTATCCCCGGACCTATGGCAAACCTGATGAGGAACTTCATAACTTGTATCAGGAATCCTTATTCTTGAATGCTATTCGTTCCCTTAAGAAAGATCGACCGTGGTACCTCATCGAAAGTTGCCCCAGTGTCCCACAATACTTCCATCCACAACGACTCAAGCGACCCGGCACACACGAAATGCACAGTCTTCGGGCGATCGCTCACGGCTCCGATAGCGTCATGTACTTTCAATTCCGTGCCGGTCGCGGCAGTATCGAAAAGCATCACGGCGCCATCCTCATTCAAGACGGCCCAACCGATACACGCGTCACACGTGAAGTAAGATCTCTTCGTCAAAGATTATCTAATCTAAATAAAATTTTAGGTTCGACATGTAAAACTAAAGTCGCCATCATTTTTGATACAGAATCTATCTGGGGGTTAGAAAACAATCATGGCGGCCCTACTGCAGATCAATACAACGAAATCATTCTCAAGCACTACCGGGCCCTGTTAGAACTCGGTCTTGATGTCGATGTCATTGATCAAACCGCCGATTTCACGGACTATCAATTCATCACCGCTCCAGTCGCATACATGCTCCAGCCCAATTTTGTCGAACGCATCAAATCATTCGTCAAGCATGGTGGCCACTTCACCACAACCTATTGGTCGGGTATCACCAACGATGATCTACTTTGCTCACCCGGTGGCAGGCTCGGTGACCTGCGTGATCTACTCGGGATCTCGTCGGAAGAAGTGGATTGCTTGCGTGAGGATGAACGGGTCAAGCTCGAAGATAGCGGTGACTGGCTCGGTGACCATTCAGAGTCGTTGTCGGGGCAGCAATATTGCGAACTCATTCATCTAAACGCTGCCGAGCAACTCGCCATCTATGCTTCCGAGTTTTATGCGGGCCGTCCCTCACTCACGCGAAACCAACTCGGCCAAGGCGCCGCCTACTATCAAGCGATCGGCCTTCCCCGCGATCTGCTCCGAAATTGGTACCGCAGCCTTCTTCAGCGTGCTGGCCTAGTTGAGTTCATCACCAACATGCCACACGGCGTCATGATGACTCAGCGTCACAAACAAAACAAAACATACCTTTTCGTCATCAATATGCTCGGTTCCACGACTCAATGCGATCTCCCCCGAGATAATTGGACTTCATTTGCTGACAATTCTCCCGCTCAATCGACATGCCTCAGGCCCTATGATGTGCAAATCTTTGTTAAATCCCAGTAA
- a CDS encoding PEP-CTERM sorting domain-containing protein: MKSRISLLAIVCANAGFIGLIDCTNAAPITADRVVNHETGEQFSGWSVPWDPYYTNPEVVLGEMDRTTSFWGREYLVTEGNPLFKTSQITFLGPNAEIVLEMSEDVVSDPVGPELGVYTANGMNDSAQNAVVSVSANGTDWFVVTDVVGNPGVKLDAGFNAFKQKPGGKELDNFGNGRAADYNEIVFDDPEEGEGNWYDISGTGLEYIRYVKIEVPSFNSVQSPVRLAGVYAVPEPMSLLLIGVGGLMIAMRRRQYK; the protein is encoded by the coding sequence ATGAAGAGTCGTATATCGCTTTTGGCTATCGTATGCGCTAATGCGGGTTTTATTGGTTTGATTGATTGTACTAATGCAGCACCGATTACTGCAGATCGTGTTGTGAACCATGAAACTGGAGAACAATTTTCGGGATGGAGTGTGCCTTGGGATCCGTATTACACAAACCCCGAAGTTGTTTTGGGTGAGATGGATCGAACTACGAGTTTTTGGGGTCGTGAATACTTAGTTACAGAAGGAAATCCGTTATTTAAGACCTCGCAAATAACATTTCTAGGACCTAACGCAGAGATAGTTCTTGAGATGAGTGAGGATGTTGTAAGTGACCCGGTTGGGCCAGAACTTGGTGTTTATACTGCGAACGGTATGAATGACAGTGCACAAAATGCGGTTGTGAGTGTTAGTGCAAACGGTACAGATTGGTTTGTGGTTACAGATGTTGTAGGGAATCCTGGTGTGAAATTAGATGCAGGTTTCAATGCTTTTAAACAGAAGCCCGGTGGAAAGGAATTGGATAATTTTGGCAATGGAAGGGCGGCAGATTATAACGAGATTGTCTTTGATGATCCTGAGGAGGGAGAGGGAAATTGGTATGACATTAGTGGTACAGGGCTTGAGTATATTCGATATGTGAAGATTGAAGTGCCTTCGTTTAATTCAGTGCAATCACCCGTTCGTCTTGCAGGTGTCTATGCGGTTCCAGAGCCGATGAGCTTGTTGTTAATCGGGGTGGGTGGATTAATGATTGCAATGCGACGGCGTCAATATAAATAA
- a CDS encoding (2Fe-2S)-binding protein — MNIDRCLCYKRLFADLSEKMNRRGLSLEQVMQETSVGSGCGLCVPYLYEMRRTGQVAFDRIISEDEVVQCTSSCDGCDK; from the coding sequence ATGAATATCGATCGTTGTCTATGTTATAAACGTTTGTTTGCAGACTTGTCTGAAAAGATGAACAGGCGAGGGCTGTCGCTTGAGCAAGTCATGCAGGAAACAAGTGTTGGGTCAGGTTGTGGGTTATGCGTGCCGTATTTATACGAGATGCGTCGAACGGGGCAGGTGGCATTTGATCGGATTATTTCGGAGGATGAAGTTGTACAATGTACTTCATCATGCGATGGTTGTGATAAGTGA